In Opitutus sp. ER46, the following are encoded in one genomic region:
- a CDS encoding ApaG domain: protein MSCSRELPGLTARLDKLCYHHGGASLPPDKPHAFVYFITIENRSDRVVTLLGRKWVIVHADGTRLVVEGDRIVGETPRLAPGEQFSYNSYHVTGVDATAHGSFHGVDETGERVHVMLAPFALEIPHS from the coding sequence GTGTCCTGCTCTCGCGAACTTCCCGGTCTCACTGCCCGCCTCGACAAGCTCTGCTACCACCATGGTGGCGCGAGCCTCCCGCCGGACAAACCGCACGCGTTCGTTTACTTCATCACGATCGAAAACCGCTCCGACCGGGTGGTCACCCTGCTCGGACGCAAGTGGGTGATCGTCCACGCCGACGGCACGCGGCTCGTGGTCGAGGGCGACCGGATCGTGGGCGAGACGCCGCGCCTGGCGCCCGGCGAACAGTTCTCCTACAACAGCTACCATGTGACGGGCGTCGACGCGACGGCCCACGGCAGCTTCCACGGCGTCGACGAAACCGGAGAGCGCGTGCACGTCATGCTCGCGCCGTTTGCGCTCGAGATTCCGCATAGCTGA
- a CDS encoding peptide chain release factor 3 has product MSPAAEIARRRTFAIISHPDAGKTTLTEKFLLYGNAIHLAGAVKDRKNQRATTSDWMELEKQRGISISSTVLQFDYTGYAVNLLDTPGHKDFSEDTYRVLTAVDAALMVIDAAKGVETQTRKLFEVCRRRGVPIFTFMNKCDRPTRNPLELLDELETVLGLQSSPVVWPLGNGPTSFRGVFDRRSRQVHLFERVPGGAFQAPVQVTSLEDPTVRAKFDDVTFAEVQEQLAMLDGAGHPFDLEAVRAGRQTPVYFGSAVNNFGIQLLLDGFLKDSVPPAPRRRALHAPGTAVEITSETVTAEDKDGIVPVEAPKFSGFIFKIQANMDPKHRDRIAFLRVCSGKFERDMTVVHSRTGKTVRLSSSHKLFGQERETVNEAWPGDVIGLVGHSEFGIGDTLTEDREIVYDEIPRFAPEVFSFISNPNPSDSKKYRAGLEQLLQEGVVQAFTARNGPPGSTLLAAVGPLQFEVVQWRLQSEYNAESRLTPTNWTIMRWLEPHPSLADTSRIVVASGVSFGTDKFDHPVIFFPNEWTMRYFAEKNPELKMHDLPLEQTRTLEP; this is encoded by the coding sequence ATGTCACCCGCCGCTGAAATCGCCCGTCGCCGCACGTTCGCCATCATCTCCCACCCTGACGCGGGCAAGACCACCCTCACGGAAAAGTTCCTGCTCTACGGCAATGCCATCCACCTCGCCGGCGCGGTGAAGGACCGGAAGAACCAGCGCGCCACGACGTCGGACTGGATGGAACTGGAGAAGCAGCGCGGCATCTCGATCAGCTCGACGGTGCTGCAGTTCGACTACACCGGGTACGCGGTCAACCTGCTCGACACCCCCGGACACAAGGACTTCTCGGAAGACACCTATCGCGTGCTCACGGCGGTCGACGCTGCGCTGATGGTGATCGACGCGGCCAAGGGCGTGGAGACGCAGACCCGCAAGCTGTTCGAAGTCTGCCGGCGCCGCGGCGTCCCGATCTTCACGTTCATGAACAAGTGCGACCGGCCGACGCGCAACCCGCTCGAGCTGCTCGACGAGTTGGAGACCGTGCTCGGCCTGCAGTCCTCGCCGGTGGTGTGGCCGCTCGGCAACGGGCCGACCTCGTTTCGCGGCGTGTTCGACCGGCGCTCGCGCCAGGTGCATCTCTTCGAGCGCGTGCCCGGCGGCGCGTTCCAGGCGCCGGTGCAGGTGACGTCGCTCGAGGACCCCACGGTACGCGCGAAGTTCGACGACGTGACGTTTGCCGAGGTGCAGGAGCAGCTCGCGATGCTCGACGGCGCGGGCCATCCCTTCGACCTCGAGGCGGTGCGCGCGGGCCGGCAGACGCCGGTCTACTTCGGCAGCGCGGTGAACAATTTCGGCATCCAGCTCCTGCTCGACGGCTTTCTCAAGGACTCGGTCCCGCCGGCCCCGCGCCGCCGCGCGCTGCACGCGCCCGGCACTGCGGTCGAGATCACGTCGGAGACCGTCACGGCCGAGGACAAGGATGGCATCGTCCCGGTGGAGGCGCCGAAGTTCTCGGGCTTCATTTTCAAGATCCAGGCCAACATGGACCCGAAGCATCGCGATCGCATCGCGTTCCTGCGGGTGTGCTCGGGCAAGTTCGAGCGCGACATGACCGTGGTGCATTCGCGCACCGGCAAGACGGTGCGGCTGTCGTCCTCGCACAAGCTCTTCGGCCAGGAGCGCGAGACGGTGAACGAGGCGTGGCCGGGTGACGTCATCGGCCTGGTGGGCCACAGCGAATTCGGCATCGGCGACACGCTCACCGAAGACCGCGAGATCGTGTACGACGAGATCCCGCGCTTTGCCCCGGAAGTCTTCTCATTCATCTCCAACCCGAATCCCTCCGACTCGAAGAAGTACCGCGCCGGCCTGGAGCAGCTCCTCCAGGAAGGCGTCGTGCAGGCGTTCACGGCCCGCAATGGTCCTCCCGGCTCGACGCTCCTCGCGGCCGTCGGCCCGCTGCAGTTCGAAGTCGTGCAGTGGCGCTTGCAGAGCGAGTACAACGCCGAGTCGCGACTGACGCCGACGAACTGGACGATCATGCGCTGGCTCGAGCCACATCCCTCGCTCGCCGACACCTCGCGCATCGTCGTCGCCAGTGGCGTGAGCTTCGGCACCGACAAGTTTGACCACCCGGTGATCTTCTTCCCGAACGAGTGGACGATGCGCTACTTCGCCGAGAAGAACCCGGAGCTGAAGATGCACGACCTGCCGCTGGAGCAGACGCGCACGTTGGAGCCGTAA
- a CDS encoding MBL fold metallo-hydrolase, whose protein sequence is MKLTDLNRDGGIGANSLFIQLGELNLLIDCGLHPKKVGRAATPDLRALRGVTLDLIIITHCHLDHIGSLPVVMREHPNTPVLMSSSSRLLLERMLHNSANVMMRQREAENIPDYPLFTHEEIDRCAKRFTPLPFGQAKHFRGAKDEIEIIFHGAGHVAGAVGVELRHKRRAIFFTGDVLFENQRTIPAAKFPAGHFDTLVMETTRGTTERPLGKERVHEVARLVASINDTIQRGGSFLMPVFALGRMQEIMSILHDARKFGRLVDCPIYASGLGVDLSDYFDDIAKKTKHVIFNRNMMKDLRVKPLPRKLNAGEDPKQNAVYVVSSGMMVANTPSYTLASGLVGHARNTVGFVGYCDPDTPGGELLASKPGDDFLFEAAHVKAKVKARVDRFELSGHADREELLEFAVQTKARSIVLTHGDPPARAWFAEQLAQQATGSKVLDPVPLQTYQV, encoded by the coding sequence ATGAAGCTCACAGACCTGAACCGCGACGGCGGCATCGGTGCCAACTCGTTGTTCATCCAGCTTGGCGAACTCAATTTGCTGATCGATTGCGGCCTGCATCCGAAGAAGGTCGGCCGCGCCGCGACCCCGGACCTGCGCGCGCTGCGCGGCGTCACGCTCGACCTGATCATCATCACGCACTGTCACCTGGATCATATCGGCAGCCTGCCGGTCGTGATGCGCGAGCACCCCAACACGCCGGTCCTGATGAGCAGTTCGAGCCGGTTGCTGCTCGAGCGCATGCTCCACAACTCGGCCAACGTGATGATGCGCCAGCGCGAGGCGGAGAACATTCCCGACTACCCGCTTTTCACGCACGAGGAGATCGACCGCTGCGCCAAGCGGTTCACTCCCCTGCCCTTCGGTCAGGCAAAACACTTCCGCGGCGCCAAGGACGAGATCGAGATCATCTTCCACGGGGCGGGCCACGTCGCGGGCGCGGTCGGCGTCGAACTGCGCCACAAGCGGCGCGCGATCTTCTTCACCGGCGACGTGCTCTTCGAGAACCAGCGCACCATCCCCGCCGCGAAGTTTCCCGCCGGTCACTTCGACACGCTCGTCATGGAGACGACGCGCGGCACGACCGAGCGACCGCTCGGCAAGGAGCGCGTGCACGAGGTCGCCCGGCTCGTCGCGTCCATCAACGACACGATCCAGCGCGGCGGCTCATTCCTGATGCCGGTGTTCGCGCTGGGGCGCATGCAAGAGATCATGTCGATCCTCCACGACGCGCGGAAGTTTGGCCGGCTCGTCGACTGCCCGATTTACGCCTCGGGCCTCGGCGTCGACCTCTCCGACTACTTCGACGACATCGCGAAGAAGACGAAGCACGTGATCTTCAACCGGAACATGATGAAGGACCTCCGGGTGAAGCCGCTGCCGCGGAAGCTCAATGCCGGCGAGGATCCGAAGCAGAACGCCGTGTACGTCGTGAGCTCCGGCATGATGGTGGCGAACACGCCCAGCTACACGCTCGCCTCGGGCCTGGTCGGCCACGCGCGCAACACCGTCGGCTTCGTCGGCTACTGCGACCCTGACACCCCCGGCGGCGAGCTGCTGGCGTCCAAACCGGGTGACGATTTCCTTTTCGAGGCCGCCCACGTGAAGGCGAAGGTCAAGGCCCGCGTCGATCGGTTCGAGCTCAGCGGCCACGCCGACCGTGAGGAGCTGCTCGAGTTCGCGGTGCAGACGAAGGCGCGCTCGATCGTGTTGACCCACGGCGATCCGCCCGCGCGCGCCTGGTTCGCCGAGCAGCTCGCGCAGCAGGCAACCGGCTCCAAGGTTCTCGATCCCGTCCCGCTGCAGACCTACCAGGTTTAG
- a CDS encoding FmdB family transcriptional regulator codes for MPIYEYYCPDNNTIYQFYAKTLAQGQIIPRCPDNPAFQMRKLVSAFAVTRGGRKDDGAEPKGPAGADAGGDPAEDARMEAAMDAMEKEFSSVDENDPKAMARMMRRMSELTGEKIDGEMEEVVRKLEEGTDPDSLEEQLGGADEPGAGMDDPYGEGPAGDAAKPDPKEPKHRFKARRLPPRRDPKLYDYE; via the coding sequence ATGCCGATCTACGAGTATTACTGCCCGGACAATAACACGATCTATCAGTTCTACGCGAAGACGCTGGCCCAGGGACAAATCATCCCGCGCTGCCCCGACAACCCCGCGTTCCAGATGCGCAAATTGGTGTCGGCCTTCGCCGTGACGCGCGGCGGACGCAAGGACGACGGCGCCGAGCCGAAGGGCCCGGCGGGAGCGGACGCCGGTGGCGATCCGGCGGAAGACGCGCGCATGGAGGCTGCCATGGACGCCATGGAGAAGGAGTTCAGCAGCGTGGATGAGAACGACCCCAAGGCGATGGCGCGGATGATGCGCCGGATGTCGGAGCTCACCGGCGAGAAGATCGACGGCGAGATGGAGGAGGTCGTGCGCAAACTGGAGGAGGGGACCGACCCCGACTCGCTCGAGGAGCAACTCGGTGGCGCCGACGAGCCGGGCGCGGGCATGGACGATCCGTACGGCGAAGGCCCTGCCGGCGACGCCGCCAAGCCCGACCCCAAGGAACCGAAGCACCGCTTCAAGGCCCGCCGCCTCCCCCCCCGCCGCGACCCGAAGCTGTACGACTACGAGTGA
- a CDS encoding HAMP domain-containing sensor histidine kinase, translating to MTLLVFAGVVAYVSLWLRQGLREQVLRREAETLTEIAAFQLATEAESLAKLGLPEAPGELLNAVLKTSKLRGVFAVRVLDADQNFAGALPLPWTETPPAAKDWAQLAQGVPVARLHARESAAEVIGLAPPTTAGRAAEPLVETWLPLRATDKAPLAGVAQMWTDGHAVAMEFAAIDRRVLLQALLAWTAGAAIISVLLTWAFRRLAQANRMLQARSEDLLRANRELTLAAKTSALGAVAAHLVHELKNPVAGLEEYVASQSEQGARGDGGGELAAASELTRRLRTMINDVVGVMRDEQQDAGFELTAAEVLELVFAKARPLAEARGVQLETAVAGDAATLPARRSNLTRLVLQNLLQNAIEATPRGRKVRLSAESAGGTMSFAVADEGPGLPAAVQARLFQPCPSGKPGGSGLGLALSQQLARQADGRIVLERTGATGTCFQLVLDARVET from the coding sequence GTGACGCTGCTGGTGTTCGCGGGCGTGGTGGCCTACGTGAGCCTCTGGCTGCGGCAAGGATTGCGTGAGCAGGTCCTGCGGCGCGAGGCGGAGACGCTGACGGAGATCGCGGCCTTCCAACTGGCCACGGAGGCTGAGAGCCTCGCGAAGCTGGGCCTGCCGGAAGCCCCGGGTGAACTGCTCAACGCGGTGCTGAAAACGTCGAAACTGCGCGGGGTGTTCGCCGTGCGGGTGCTGGACGCCGATCAGAATTTCGCGGGCGCGCTGCCGCTGCCCTGGACCGAAACGCCGCCGGCGGCGAAAGACTGGGCCCAGTTGGCGCAAGGCGTGCCGGTCGCCCGGCTGCACGCGCGGGAGTCTGCCGCCGAGGTGATCGGGCTCGCGCCGCCGACGACGGCCGGGCGCGCCGCCGAGCCCCTCGTGGAAACCTGGTTGCCGTTGCGGGCCACGGACAAGGCGCCACTGGCCGGCGTCGCGCAGATGTGGACGGATGGTCATGCCGTCGCGATGGAGTTTGCGGCGATCGATCGGCGCGTGTTGCTGCAGGCACTCCTGGCCTGGACCGCCGGCGCGGCCATCATCTCCGTGCTGCTGACGTGGGCTTTCCGGCGTCTGGCTCAGGCGAACCGCATGCTCCAGGCGCGCAGCGAGGATCTGTTACGGGCGAACCGCGAACTGACGCTGGCGGCCAAGACCTCCGCGCTCGGCGCCGTCGCCGCGCACCTCGTGCACGAACTCAAGAACCCGGTTGCCGGCCTGGAAGAGTATGTCGCGAGCCAGTCGGAACAGGGCGCGCGCGGCGACGGTGGGGGCGAACTTGCCGCAGCCTCGGAACTCACGCGCCGGTTGCGGACGATGATCAACGATGTGGTCGGCGTGATGCGCGACGAACAGCAGGACGCCGGCTTCGAGCTGACCGCGGCCGAGGTGCTGGAGCTCGTCTTTGCCAAGGCGCGACCGCTGGCCGAGGCGCGCGGTGTGCAATTGGAGACGGCGGTTGCCGGTGATGCCGCAACGCTGCCGGCGCGGCGATCGAACCTGACCCGGCTCGTGCTGCAGAACCTGCTTCAGAACGCGATCGAGGCGACGCCGCGTGGACGCAAGGTGCGGCTGAGCGCCGAGTCCGCGGGCGGCACGATGAGCTTTGCCGTCGCCGACGAAGGCCCGGGCTTGCCCGCGGCCGTCCAGGCGAGGCTGTTTCAACCATGCCCGAGCGGCAAACCCGGGGGCAGCGGCCTCGGGCTCGCTCTGAGCCAGCAACTTGCCCGCCAGGCCGATGGCCGGATCGTCCTCGAGCGCACCGGGGCGACCGGCACCTGCTTCCAGCTCGTGCTGGACGCGAGGGTGGAAACCTAG
- a CDS encoding sigma-54 dependent transcriptional regulator: protein MPTSPLAGLNVLLLEDELLLRKRLAGFLEKEGADVTALGSVADARRAVQGLSFEAALLDVNLPDGRGTDLLREKLFPATTTVIVMTAEGGVAGAVEAIRAGASDYLVKPFDPQELPVRFAQARRARQAKRVDEFRRGQEAELVFGESLAGVREQLLKITTADRRLGHHLPPVLIEGETGTGKTAIARWIHRNGPRAEEALIEINCSAMPEALAESELFGHERGAFTDAKAARIGLMEAADGGSLFLDELPSLAQSMQAKLLTALEDHSIRRVGSTRSISVDARIIAATNSDLNSLVASGRFREDLLHRLDLFRVRLPPLRERGNDILILAEELLARVCRRYGMPVPEIPTNGRRRLLAHNWPGNVRELAHEIERAVVFGGEEGLAFRHLGGDASDLSGAGWLRPGFNFPESGFSLEQAIDELVAKAVQQADGNVSAAARLLGVSRDVVRYRMKTKESAESGK, encoded by the coding sequence ATGCCCACCTCACCCCTTGCTGGTCTCAATGTGCTTCTCCTCGAGGACGAGCTGCTGCTGCGCAAACGGCTGGCGGGCTTCCTGGAGAAGGAGGGTGCTGACGTCACGGCGCTTGGTTCGGTCGCCGATGCGCGCCGCGCGGTGCAGGGGCTTTCGTTCGAGGCGGCGCTGCTGGACGTGAACCTGCCGGATGGCCGGGGCACAGACCTGTTGCGGGAGAAGCTCTTCCCGGCCACGACGACGGTGATCGTGATGACCGCGGAGGGTGGGGTGGCGGGCGCGGTGGAGGCAATCCGCGCGGGAGCGTCGGATTACCTGGTCAAGCCCTTCGATCCGCAGGAGCTGCCGGTCCGGTTTGCCCAAGCGCGACGCGCGCGGCAGGCAAAACGCGTCGACGAGTTTCGGCGGGGGCAGGAAGCGGAGCTGGTATTTGGCGAGAGCCTGGCCGGCGTGCGCGAACAACTGCTGAAGATCACCACGGCCGACCGTCGGCTCGGGCACCACCTGCCGCCGGTGTTGATCGAAGGCGAGACCGGCACCGGCAAGACGGCCATCGCGCGCTGGATCCACCGCAACGGCCCGCGCGCCGAGGAGGCGCTGATCGAGATCAACTGCTCGGCAATGCCGGAGGCGCTGGCCGAATCCGAGCTCTTTGGCCACGAGCGAGGCGCCTTCACCGATGCCAAGGCGGCGCGCATCGGCCTGATGGAAGCGGCGGACGGTGGATCGCTCTTTCTAGACGAGCTGCCCTCGTTGGCGCAGTCGATGCAGGCGAAGCTGTTGACGGCGCTCGAGGACCATTCAATCCGACGCGTCGGCTCGACCCGGAGCATCAGCGTCGATGCGCGCATCATTGCCGCGACGAATTCGGACCTGAATTCCCTGGTGGCGAGCGGACGTTTTCGCGAAGACCTCCTGCATCGGCTGGACCTCTTCCGCGTGCGCCTGCCGCCGCTCCGCGAACGTGGGAACGATATCCTCATCCTGGCGGAGGAACTCCTGGCGCGGGTCTGCCGCCGGTATGGCATGCCGGTGCCCGAAATCCCGACGAACGGCCGCCGCCGCCTGCTGGCACACAATTGGCCGGGCAACGTGCGCGAGCTGGCGCATGAAATTGAGCGCGCGGTGGTGTTTGGCGGCGAGGAGGGGCTTGCCTTCCGGCACCTCGGAGGCGACGCCAGCGATCTCTCGGGTGCGGGCTGGCTGCGCCCGGGCTTCAACTTCCCGGAGTCTGGATTCTCGCTGGAGCAGGCGATCGACGAGTTGGTGGCGAAGGCCGTTCAGCAGGCCGATGGCAACGTCTCCGCGGCGGCGCGTCTCCTTGGGGTGTCGCGAGATGTGGTGCGGTATCGGATGAAGACCAAGGAGAGTGCCGAAAGTGGGAAATAA
- a CDS encoding PQQ-binding-like beta-propeller repeat protein: protein MVTSVCLAVDGGSKWPGPYAMGGTTVAPAIYSAPTLDEAGNIYLTVTYGTSVETGALRKFSPAGVPLGRADFPAAVSSPPTLGANGILYFGCYDGRVLAYDSQQAGSANWQPKWVYDSNELTGELTYINSAPAISADGSTLYFGLSTWGAGSASSPGGLLALTSDLQLKWVVWFGDRVESSPVIAADGTIYASSWDGNLYAFNPDKSEKWRRPLNASIFASPAIGPDGTVYVGSIAKQFVAVSPANELKWTAEVSAIGAASVGPDGTVYVGNYADATLCAVNRDDGSVKWRAVGPPSTTAIGSTPTIRGDGLILYGGADRTLRAYRPDTGDVVWSYAATGEIGTAPVIAPTADHSIYLCTVDGKLHALQGNGSGVSQYASWPTFQRDMAHRGLAPETMNGGRLANLSTRGLVAPDKLLIAGFVLKGGAIQRLLVRGVGPTLKYFNLQQPLADPRMEVWTHSAFIWDRNDNWGDGDDAAAIAEIGNGLGAFPLDAGSRDAAVLARFDPALTYTEVIGSADGSTGVALAEVYEIDPTSAGLHNLSTRGYVGTGVDVLIAGLHISGTGKLRLLIRGIGPGLKQFNVPGTIARPRIQVSTLDGTVMAENSGWYAAGLSGDINAATALSGGFPLKSTDADTALVMALSPGSYTVILSGVDGDVGVGMVEVYYLPF, encoded by the coding sequence TTGGTCACGTCGGTCTGCCTCGCGGTGGATGGCGGATCCAAATGGCCGGGACCGTACGCGATGGGTGGCACCACCGTCGCGCCGGCCATCTACTCGGCTCCGACCCTCGACGAGGCGGGCAACATCTACCTGACGGTGACGTACGGGACTTCGGTCGAGACCGGCGCCCTGCGGAAGTTCTCCCCGGCGGGGGTGCCGCTCGGCCGGGCGGACTTTCCCGCCGCCGTGTCCTCACCACCCACGTTGGGCGCCAACGGCATCCTTTACTTCGGGTGCTACGACGGCCGCGTCCTAGCCTACGACTCCCAGCAAGCAGGCAGCGCGAACTGGCAGCCAAAGTGGGTCTATGACTCCAACGAGCTCACCGGCGAACTCACCTACATCAACAGCGCGCCCGCGATTTCCGCCGATGGTTCGACGCTCTATTTCGGGTTGTCGACCTGGGGTGCCGGCTCGGCCTCATCACCCGGCGGGTTGCTCGCCCTGACCAGCGACCTCCAGCTCAAGTGGGTGGTATGGTTCGGCGACCGCGTGGAGTCCTCGCCGGTGATCGCCGCCGACGGCACCATCTACGCCAGCTCCTGGGATGGAAACCTCTACGCATTCAATCCCGACAAGTCCGAGAAGTGGCGCCGCCCGCTCAACGCCTCGATCTTCGCGTCGCCCGCGATCGGGCCCGACGGCACCGTGTACGTCGGTTCGATCGCGAAGCAGTTTGTCGCCGTTTCGCCTGCCAATGAGCTGAAGTGGACCGCCGAGGTTTCGGCCATCGGGGCGGCTTCGGTCGGCCCGGATGGCACCGTCTATGTTGGCAACTACGCCGACGCGACGCTCTGCGCCGTGAATCGCGACGATGGCTCGGTCAAGTGGCGCGCGGTGGGGCCGCCGAGCACGACGGCGATCGGCTCGACGCCGACCATCCGCGGCGATGGCCTCATCCTGTACGGCGGTGCGGATCGCACCTTGCGCGCCTACCGGCCCGACACCGGTGACGTCGTGTGGTCATACGCGGCCACGGGCGAAATTGGGACGGCGCCGGTGATCGCGCCGACCGCCGACCACAGCATTTACCTGTGCACCGTCGACGGGAAACTGCATGCGCTGCAGGGCAACGGGTCGGGCGTTTCCCAATACGCGTCCTGGCCCACGTTTCAGCGCGACATGGCGCACCGCGGGCTCGCTCCAGAGACCATGAACGGCGGCCGGCTCGCCAACCTCTCCACGCGCGGACTTGTCGCGCCCGACAAACTGCTGATCGCCGGCTTCGTGCTCAAGGGAGGGGCAATCCAGCGCCTGCTGGTGCGTGGGGTGGGGCCGACCCTGAAGTACTTCAACCTCCAGCAGCCGCTCGCCGATCCGCGCATGGAAGTGTGGACGCATTCCGCGTTCATCTGGGACCGCAACGACAATTGGGGCGACGGCGATGACGCCGCGGCAATTGCCGAGATCGGAAACGGGCTCGGCGCGTTCCCGCTCGACGCGGGAAGCCGCGACGCGGCCGTCCTTGCCCGGTTCGATCCGGCGCTGACCTACACCGAGGTCATCGGCAGCGCCGACGGTTCGACGGGCGTGGCGCTGGCGGAGGTGTACGAAATCGACCCGACCTCGGCCGGCCTGCACAACCTGTCCACTCGCGGGTACGTCGGCACTGGGGTCGATGTGCTGATCGCCGGTCTCCACATCTCCGGCACCGGCAAACTGCGGCTGCTGATCCGCGGCATTGGCCCCGGACTCAAGCAGTTCAACGTGCCCGGTACGATCGCTCGACCTCGGATCCAAGTGTCGACCTTGGACGGGACGGTGATGGCCGAGAACTCGGGCTGGTACGCCGCGGGTCTCTCCGGCGACATCAATGCGGCCACCGCGCTTTCGGGCGGGTTCCCCCTCAAGTCGACCGATGCCGACACCGCCTTGGTGATGGCCCTGAGCCCGGGGTCGTACACCGTCATCCTTTCGGGCGTCGATGGGGACGTTGGCGTGGGGATGGTCGAGGTTTACTACCTGCCGTTTTGA
- a CDS encoding inositol monophosphatase translates to MSSPELLSRVAAAKRAVLAQVDLLHREFGRAESHWKSDGTRVTPVDIAISEGIFRELGAQFPSDQYFSEELSNCDAPLPVTARFSWVLDPVDGTNNFALGIAHCAIALALCENGEPVYGVVYDLSRRTLMHGGPGFGALDGDREIHVASGPVTKETLVGFHSPFDKRLTPLAAGIISNFKIRGLGSATLHLAYVAAGMLDGCLDYNVKIWDLAAAIPLVRAAGGEVRFLNGEQLPLKQFDLKMRRIIYVAGGPKMCARLAELVTEGDNAKLLK, encoded by the coding sequence ATGTCCTCCCCTGAACTTCTTTCCCGCGTTGCTGCTGCCAAGCGGGCTGTGCTCGCGCAGGTCGATCTCCTGCACCGCGAGTTCGGCCGCGCCGAGAGTCACTGGAAGAGCGACGGCACCCGTGTGACGCCGGTCGATATCGCGATTTCCGAAGGCATCTTCCGCGAACTGGGCGCGCAGTTTCCCAGTGACCAGTACTTCAGCGAGGAGCTGTCCAACTGCGACGCACCGCTGCCGGTGACGGCGCGGTTCTCCTGGGTGTTGGATCCGGTGGACGGCACCAACAACTTCGCGCTCGGCATCGCGCACTGCGCCATTGCGCTGGCGCTCTGCGAAAACGGCGAGCCGGTGTACGGTGTCGTGTACGATCTCAGCCGTCGCACTCTCATGCATGGCGGACCCGGGTTCGGCGCGCTCGATGGCGACCGCGAGATCCACGTCGCTTCCGGTCCCGTGACGAAGGAGACGCTCGTCGGCTTCCACAGCCCGTTCGACAAACGGCTCACCCCGCTCGCCGCCGGCATCATCTCCAACTTCAAGATCCGCGGGCTCGGCAGCGCCACGTTGCACCTGGCGTACGTCGCCGCGGGCATGCTCGACGGCTGCCTCGACTACAACGTGAAGATTTGGGACCTCGCGGCGGCGATCCCGCTCGTGCGCGCCGCGGGCGGCGAAGTCCGTTTCTTGAACGGGGAGCAGCTCCCGCTGAAGCAGTTCGATCTGAAGATGCGCCGCATCATCTACGTGGCCGGCGGCCCCAAGATGTGCGCCCGCCTCGCCGAGCTCGTGACCGAAGGCGACAACGCGAAGCTCCTGAAGTAG